One stretch of Actinomycetes bacterium DNA includes these proteins:
- a CDS encoding SRPBCC family protein, translating to MAPSTRRLLGTATVAAGVTAAGYVGLVTGACPLDLGIGRRPRPLGPQLVEVAAPREAVFDLIAEPYLGRAPRALADKVRVLERGSDMVLAAHFTPLGGRLGLVAQTVETVRFTRPERVDFRLVRGPVPHVVEAFTLAEQPGGAGTLLAYHGEIAADLWRLGQRWSELVGRRWEQTVAASLAAVKAEAERRAASAARRRPRGHQPPPAGR from the coding sequence ATGGCACCCTCGACCCGTCGGCTGCTCGGCACGGCAACCGTGGCAGCCGGGGTGACGGCGGCGGGCTATGTCGGCCTGGTGACCGGTGCCTGCCCGCTGGACCTTGGCATCGGCCGGCGCCCACGCCCGCTCGGCCCCCAGCTCGTCGAGGTGGCCGCCCCCCGCGAGGCGGTCTTCGACCTGATCGCCGAACCCTACCTGGGCCGCGCGCCGCGCGCGCTGGCCGACAAGGTCCGCGTGCTGGAACGCGGCAGCGACATGGTGCTGGCAGCCCACTTCACCCCGCTCGGCGGGCGGCTGGGGCTGGTGGCCCAGACGGTGGAGACCGTCCGCTTCACCCGCCCGGAGCGGGTCGACTTCCGGCTGGTCCGCGGGCCGGTCCCGCACGTGGTCGAGGCGTTCACGCTGGCCGAGCAGCCCGGCGGCGCCGGTACGCTGCTGGCCTACCACGGGGAGATCGCCGCCGACCTGTGGCGCCTGGGACAGCGGTGGAGCGAGCTGGTGGGGCGCCGCTGGGAGCAGACGGTCGCGGCGTCGCTGGCGGCGGTCAAGGCCGAAGCGGAACGGCGCGCAGCCTCCGCGGCACGCCGGCGCCCGCGCGGCCACCAGCCGCCCCCAGCGGGCCGGTAG